The following proteins are encoded in a genomic region of Necator americanus strain Aroian chromosome II, whole genome shotgun sequence:
- a CDS encoding hypothetical protein (NECATOR_CHRII.G6117.T1), whose product MEAVSGRVIHVLLRAAEHIKFHAIALQECKSRSSDVRQMSYGTLVIRREKVPSRNVGDVGFVVHTSIVHLVDSHVFLSPRSDEPEAESFYSELKEMMCNEKSCKIAVGDFNANLRRVPTFSFINACIKPDRPRSGELHPDSSLANASSYQELEE is encoded by the coding sequence ATGGAGGCTGTATCAGGCCGTGTTATACATGTCCTTCTCAGAGCTGCAGAGCATATCAAATTCCACGCTATAGCTCTACAAGAGTGCAAGAGCAGAAGTAGCGACGTACGGCAGATGAGTTATGgcacactcgtcattcgtagAGAAAAGGTCCCGTCACGAAATGTAGGGgatgttggttttgttgtgcacacATCtatcgtccatctcgtcgattctcacgtgTTCTTGTCACCTCGTTCTGATGAGCCCGAAGCGGAATCTTTTTACTCAGAGCTAAAGGAAATGATgtgcaacgagaagtcctgcAAAATCGcagtcggagacttcaacgcaaatcTGCGACGCGTTCCAACCTTTTCGTTCATCAACGCTTGTATCAAACCCGACCGTCCTCGATCCGGGGAGCTCCACCCGGATTCATCCCTCGCAAATGCAAGTTCCTATCAAGAACTTGAAGAATAA